From Alcaligenes faecalis, the proteins below share one genomic window:
- a CDS encoding ABCB family ABC transporter ATP-binding protein/permease, with the protein MDTDLLRVPPRPEVLDGVSGGLSTLKSLFPYVWRFKTRVVLALSCLLLAKVATVMMPIYLKQVIDALSLPATALMLPVAALLGYGAVRLASSAFGEIRDALFARVTQGSVRLIANHVFRHLLDLSLRFHTERQTGGLSRDIERGTKGVSFLLNFLVFNILPTLLEIALVCGILLWRYDWAFAAVTLGTIAAYIVFTLLVTERRMRYRRAMNDLDSRANSRAIDALLNYETVKYFGNEDYEINRYDQNMGQWVQAAVRNQVSLNLLNIGQASIISVGVTALLFMSAQGVLAGTMTVGDVVLVSAFLTQLYAPLNFLGFVYREIKNSLADMERLFSLLRRKQEVKDAPNAQVLSCEQAGVRFENVSFAYDSRRKVIQNLSFEIPAGKTVAVVGSSGAGKSTLSRLLFRFYDVTEGRILFNDRELREWTQESLRRHIGIVPQDTVLFNDTILHNIAYGRPEASKEQIVAAARAASIHDFIESLPDGYETVVGERGLKLSGGEKQRVAIARTLLKNPPVLILDEATSALDTRTERAIQAELNEIARDRTTLIIAHRLSTITDADLILVLERGQIVEQGTHSELLALDGAYARMWNIQQSLEG; encoded by the coding sequence ATGGACACGGACCTATTGCGTGTGCCTCCTCGTCCTGAAGTGCTTGATGGTGTCTCCGGTGGTCTGAGCACCCTGAAATCCTTATTTCCTTACGTTTGGCGATTCAAGACTCGCGTGGTCTTGGCCTTGTCCTGTTTGCTGCTGGCAAAAGTCGCCACAGTGATGATGCCGATCTACCTGAAGCAGGTAATCGATGCGCTGAGCCTGCCCGCTACCGCGCTGATGCTGCCGGTGGCGGCCTTGTTGGGCTATGGTGCCGTACGTCTGGCCTCCAGCGCTTTTGGGGAAATACGAGATGCCTTGTTTGCCCGAGTCACGCAAGGCTCGGTGCGCCTGATTGCGAACCACGTCTTTCGGCACTTGCTGGATCTGTCCTTGCGCTTTCATACCGAACGGCAGACGGGTGGTTTGAGCCGGGATATTGAACGGGGCACCAAAGGTGTCAGCTTTCTGCTGAATTTCCTGGTCTTTAATATCCTGCCTACCTTGCTGGAAATCGCACTGGTCTGTGGCATCTTGCTCTGGCGTTACGACTGGGCCTTCGCTGCGGTGACCTTGGGGACGATTGCTGCCTATATTGTGTTTACCTTGCTGGTGACCGAGCGGCGCATGCGCTATCGGCGTGCCATGAATGACCTGGACAGCCGCGCCAATTCCCGCGCGATTGATGCCTTGCTCAACTACGAGACAGTCAAATACTTCGGTAATGAGGATTACGAGATCAATCGCTACGACCAGAATATGGGCCAATGGGTTCAGGCTGCCGTGCGTAATCAGGTCTCCTTGAATCTGCTCAATATTGGTCAGGCTTCGATTATCAGTGTCGGGGTGACGGCCTTGCTGTTCATGTCGGCGCAAGGTGTGCTGGCCGGGACCATGACCGTGGGGGACGTTGTGCTGGTGTCTGCCTTCCTGACCCAGCTTTATGCGCCTTTGAACTTTTTGGGCTTTGTGTACCGCGAGATCAAGAACTCCCTGGCCGATATGGAGCGCCTGTTCTCCTTGCTGCGTCGCAAGCAAGAGGTGAAGGATGCGCCGAATGCCCAGGTCTTGTCCTGTGAACAGGCGGGTGTTCGTTTCGAGAACGTCAGCTTTGCCTACGACAGCCGCCGCAAGGTCATCCAGAACCTGAGTTTCGAGATTCCCGCAGGCAAGACTGTAGCGGTTGTGGGCTCGTCGGGCGCGGGTAAGTCCACCTTGTCGCGCCTTTTGTTCCGTTTCTACGATGTGACGGAAGGCCGCATCCTGTTCAATGACCGTGAGCTGCGCGAATGGACGCAGGAGAGCTTGCGCCGTCATATCGGTATCGTTCCCCAGGACACCGTCCTGTTCAACGATACGATTTTGCACAATATTGCCTATGGCCGTCCTGAGGCCAGCAAAGAGCAAATCGTGGCTGCGGCTCGTGCCGCCAGTATTCATGACTTCATTGAAAGCCTGCCTGATGGTTACGAAACCGTTGTGGGAGAACGTGGCTTGAAATTGTCCGGGGGCGAAAAGCAGCGTGTGGCCATTGCCCGTACCTTGCTGAAGAACCCGCCGGTGCTGATTCTGGATGAAGCCACCAGTGCGCTGGATACGCGCACGGAACGGGCGATTCAGGCGGAGTTGAACGAGATTGCCCGTGACCGCACCACCTTGATCATTGCTCACCGTCTTTCCACGATTACGGACGCGGATTTGATTCTGGTTCTGGAGCGCGGACAGATCGTGGAGCAGGGCACACACAGCGAGCTTTTAGCCCTGGATGGCGCCTATGCCCGTATGTGGAATATCCAGCAAAGTCTGGAGGGATAA
- a CDS encoding SUF system Fe-S cluster assembly regulator produces the protein MLRISKIIDYGTLVLTHMAGDPDRVFSASDLAAILGLGQPTVSKVLKLLGQHELVISSRGARGGYVLGRPAKQISVAQIIDALEDQPFGLTECVATPGACSVESDCHIRSNWQRINDIVRRTLEEVSVADMIRVPVNEFPLTHKPGPELKNRNKANTSNVELTE, from the coding sequence ATGCTGCGAATCAGTAAAATCATTGATTACGGCACTTTGGTGCTGACACACATGGCTGGCGATCCAGACCGTGTGTTCAGTGCGTCTGACTTGGCCGCCATCCTGGGTTTGGGCCAACCAACTGTCAGCAAGGTGCTTAAACTGCTGGGCCAGCACGAGCTGGTAATCAGCAGCCGAGGCGCACGCGGAGGGTATGTGTTGGGCCGCCCCGCCAAACAGATTAGTGTAGCGCAGATTATTGATGCACTGGAAGATCAACCCTTTGGCTTGACTGAATGTGTAGCTACTCCTGGAGCCTGTTCCGTGGAGTCAGATTGCCATATACGCAGTAATTGGCAGCGTATCAACGATATTGTCCGGCGCACCCTCGAAGAGGTCAGTGTTGCAGACATGATACGCGTGCCCGTTAACGAATTTCCCCTGACACACAAGCCGGGTCCCGAATTGAAAAACAGAAACAAGGCGAACACCTCCAACGTGGAGTTAACCGAATGA
- the sufB gene encoding Fe-S cluster assembly protein SufB: MSTVNEHLDTFLDRDYEAGFVTDIESETIPKGLNEDVIRFLSAKKREPEFMLEWRLAAYRQWLTMKYPKWSIVEYPPIDFQDISYYSAPKSKADGPKSLDEVDPELLRTYEKLGVPLHERARLAGVAVDAVFDSVSVATTFRKELEEVGVIFCSFSEAVREYPELVKKYLGTVVPPSDNFYAALNSAVFSDGSFVFIPKGVRCPMELSTYFRINARDTGQFERTLIIAEEGASVSYLEGCTAPMRDENQLHAAVVELVALDDAKIKYSTVQNWYPGDKDGVGGIYNFVTKRGECRGARSHISWTQVETGSAITWKYPSVVLRGDDSQGEFYSVALSNHRQQADTGTKMIHMGRNTRSTIISKGISAGQGINTYRGLVRITPKAENARNYTQCDSLLIGKRCAAHTFPTMEVQNPSASVEHEATASRIGEDQLFYAMQRGLTAEDAVSMIVNGFCKEVIKELPMEFAVEAQNLLGVSLEGSVG; encoded by the coding sequence ATGAGTACCGTCAACGAACATCTGGACACCTTCCTCGATCGTGATTACGAGGCAGGCTTTGTCACCGACATCGAGTCTGAAACCATACCGAAAGGTCTGAACGAAGACGTCATCCGTTTCCTGTCCGCGAAAAAACGCGAACCGGAGTTCATGCTGGAATGGCGCCTGGCTGCTTACCGGCAGTGGCTGACCATGAAATATCCCAAGTGGTCGATTGTGGAATATCCGCCTATCGACTTCCAGGACATCAGCTACTACTCTGCGCCCAAGAGCAAGGCCGACGGCCCCAAGAGCCTGGACGAGGTGGATCCCGAGTTGCTGCGCACCTATGAAAAACTGGGTGTGCCCTTGCACGAACGCGCTCGTCTGGCCGGTGTGGCCGTTGACGCCGTGTTTGACTCGGTCTCGGTTGCCACCACCTTCCGCAAAGAGCTCGAAGAAGTGGGCGTGATCTTCTGTTCCTTTTCCGAAGCAGTGCGTGAATACCCGGAACTGGTCAAAAAGTACCTGGGTACGGTGGTTCCGCCTAGCGACAACTTCTACGCAGCACTGAACTCGGCCGTGTTCTCCGATGGCTCCTTTGTGTTCATCCCCAAAGGCGTACGCTGCCCGATGGAGCTGTCCACTTACTTCCGTATCAACGCCCGTGACACCGGCCAGTTCGAGCGCACCTTGATCATTGCGGAAGAGGGCGCTTCGGTCAGCTACCTGGAAGGCTGTACGGCGCCGATGCGCGATGAGAACCAATTGCACGCAGCGGTCGTGGAACTGGTCGCGTTGGACGACGCCAAAATCAAGTACTCCACCGTACAAAACTGGTACCCCGGCGACAAGGACGGCGTAGGCGGTATTTACAACTTCGTCACCAAGCGCGGCGAATGCCGTGGCGCACGTTCGCACATCTCCTGGACGCAGGTTGAAACCGGCTCGGCCATTACCTGGAAATACCCCAGTGTGGTGCTGCGCGGCGACGACTCCCAAGGCGAGTTCTACTCGGTTGCCCTGAGCAACCACCGCCAGCAAGCCGATACCGGCACCAAAATGATTCATATGGGTCGCAATACCCGCAGCACGATTATCTCCAAGGGGATTTCGGCTGGCCAAGGTATTAACACCTATCGCGGCCTGGTTCGTATTACCCCCAAGGCAGAAAACGCCCGCAATTACACCCAGTGTGATTCGCTGCTGATTGGCAAGCGCTGCGCTGCACACACCTTCCCCACGATGGAAGTGCAGAACCCCAGCGCCAGTGTGGAACACGAAGCAACTGCTTCGCGCATTGGCGAGGACCAGCTCTTTTACGCCATGCAGCGCGGTCTGACTGCCGAGGATGCCGTCTCCATGATCGTGAACGGCTTTTGTAAAGAAGTGATTAAAGAATTGCCCATGGAGTTTGCGGTCGAAGCACAGAATTTGCTCGGCGTCAGCTTGGAAGGCAGTGTAGGTTAA
- the sufC gene encoding Fe-S cluster assembly ATPase SufC encodes MLTIKDLRASVEDKPILKGLNLEIKPGEVHAIMGPNGSGKSTLSQVLAGREDYTVEGGSVDWLGQDLLEMKIEDRARSGLFLAFQYPIEIPGVSNAYFLRASVNAVRRHQGLPELDAMDFLKRVKEEMKTVGMREEFLYRSVNEGFSGGEKKRNEVLQMSLLEPKLAILDETDSGLDIDALRVVADGVNRLRSPERSLLVITHYQRLLDYIVPDFVHVLAGGKIIRSGGRELALELEERGYGWVLEQAAAEQKAKGAAV; translated from the coding sequence ATGCTGACGATTAAAGATTTGCGCGCTTCGGTTGAAGATAAACCTATCCTTAAAGGCCTGAACCTGGAAATCAAACCCGGTGAAGTCCACGCCATCATGGGCCCGAACGGCTCGGGCAAGAGCACCTTGTCCCAGGTTCTGGCTGGTCGTGAAGACTACACCGTGGAAGGTGGTTCGGTTGATTGGCTGGGGCAGGACCTGCTGGAAATGAAGATTGAAGACCGCGCCCGTTCCGGTCTGTTCCTGGCATTCCAGTACCCCATCGAAATTCCCGGTGTGTCCAACGCCTACTTCCTGCGTGCTTCCGTGAACGCCGTGCGTCGTCATCAGGGCTTGCCCGAGCTGGACGCCATGGACTTCCTCAAGCGTGTCAAAGAGGAAATGAAGACGGTTGGCATGCGTGAAGAGTTTCTGTACCGCTCCGTGAACGAAGGCTTTTCCGGCGGCGAAAAGAAACGCAACGAAGTTCTGCAAATGAGCCTGCTGGAGCCCAAGCTGGCCATTCTGGACGAAACCGACTCCGGTCTGGATATTGACGCTTTGCGCGTGGTTGCCGACGGCGTGAACCGTCTGCGTTCCCCCGAGCGTTCCTTGCTGGTGATCACTCACTACCAACGTCTGCTGGACTACATCGTGCCTGACTTTGTGCACGTTTTGGCCGGCGGCAAGATCATTCGTTCCGGCGGCCGTGAATTGGCTCTGGAACTGGAAGAGCGTGGCTACGGCTGGGTGCTGGAACAAGCAGCCGCCGAACAGAAAGCCAAGGGAGCTGCGGTATGA
- the sufD gene encoding Fe-S cluster assembly protein SufD — translation MSLPDWVNSFAAQAAQAPGAGLPWLSAVRQRALDRFAQEGWPTTRIEAWHHTSLALLEQQSFAPQKSASAAELVASVRQQEDGYFLVFVDGHYDAALSHLNELPAGVRLSSLSTCLEQDADWLQQAYGDESLGASTAALNLALAQDGAALHIAAGKHLEQPVHLVFVRTQGGSASFTRNLISLESGASATVVEHYVGQEGTDASLSSVVTRLNVAPDANLTHMKLQQEALQDFHLAAIDVQQGRGSVFNSHSLSFGARIARNDIATVFNGERCETLFNGLYFVDGRRHVDHNTIIDHAQPNCQSREFYRGILADTARGVFSGRVLVGKGADGTDSVQRSDSLLLSKMARADSRPELEIYADDVKCAHGATVGQLDADSLFYLRSRGMTMEDARNMLIYAFAAQSLERIASESLRSRATVGINALLPGGLALGDLA, via the coding sequence ATGAGTCTGCCGGATTGGGTCAACAGCTTTGCCGCTCAGGCTGCACAAGCACCTGGAGCCGGCCTGCCATGGCTAAGCGCTGTGCGTCAGCGCGCGCTGGATCGTTTCGCACAAGAGGGCTGGCCAACTACGCGTATTGAAGCCTGGCATCACACCTCCTTGGCTTTGTTGGAACAACAAAGCTTTGCGCCTCAGAAGTCGGCTTCGGCTGCAGAACTGGTGGCGTCGGTGCGCCAGCAAGAAGACGGGTATTTCCTGGTCTTTGTAGATGGTCACTACGATGCGGCCTTGTCGCACCTGAATGAGTTGCCAGCGGGCGTGCGTTTGTCCTCGCTTAGCACCTGTCTGGAACAGGATGCAGACTGGTTGCAGCAGGCTTACGGGGACGAGTCCCTGGGCGCCTCGACCGCCGCCTTGAACCTGGCTTTGGCCCAGGATGGCGCGGCCCTGCACATCGCTGCGGGCAAGCACCTGGAGCAGCCTGTTCATCTGGTTTTTGTGCGCACCCAAGGTGGCAGCGCCAGCTTCACACGTAACCTGATTTCTCTGGAGTCCGGTGCCAGCGCAACGGTGGTTGAACACTATGTAGGTCAGGAAGGAACGGATGCTTCCTTGAGCAGCGTCGTGACTCGCCTGAACGTGGCGCCTGATGCCAACCTGACGCATATGAAGTTGCAGCAGGAAGCGCTGCAAGACTTCCACCTGGCTGCAATCGATGTGCAGCAAGGTCGTGGTTCGGTATTCAATTCGCACTCCCTGTCCTTCGGTGCCCGTATTGCCCGCAACGATATTGCTACCGTCTTCAATGGCGAGCGTTGCGAAACCTTGTTCAATGGTTTGTATTTTGTAGACGGCCGCCGTCACGTCGACCACAACACCATCATTGATCACGCTCAGCCCAACTGCCAAAGCCGTGAGTTTTACCGCGGTATTCTGGCCGACACCGCCCGTGGTGTATTCAGCGGTCGTGTATTGGTCGGCAAGGGCGCGGATGGTACGGATTCGGTACAGCGCTCGGACAGCCTGCTCTTGTCCAAGATGGCCCGTGCGGACTCCCGCCCCGAGCTGGAAATCTACGCTGATGACGTCAAGTGTGCACACGGCGCCACGGTGGGTCAGCTGGATGCAGACAGCCTGTTCTATCTGCGTTCGCGCGGCATGACCATGGAAGATGCACGCAATATGCTGATCTACGCATTTGCGGCCCAGTCCCTGGAACGTATTGCTTCCGAGAGCCTGCGTAGCCGTGCCACTGTCGGTATCAACGCTTTGTTGCCTGGCGGTCTTGCCCTTGGAGATCTTGCATGA
- a CDS encoding cysteine desulfurase yields MNAPMPVTAAGLLNHREDFPILARPIRGQRLSYLDNGATTQKPRSVIEAEARFYEQSNANIHRGVHWLSQHATELYDQARSTVRAFLNAARDEEIVFTRGTTESINLVAYSWGMDNLKVGDEILLTGLEHHSNIVPWQLVAQRTGAVIRVVPVLDNGELDQEAFKQLLNEKTRLLGLVHVSNALGTINPVAEMTRQAHAVGAKVLVDGAQSVPHGVVDVQALDADFYTFSAHKLYGPTGMGALYVRYEILDSMAPWMGGGDMITTVSFEQSNYAPVPQRFEAGTPNIAGAITMAAAIDYVMGIGMQRIADHEALLLDYATEALLAMPGIRIIGTAAHKAGIVSFLVDGIHPHDLGTILDMDGVAVRAGHHCAMPLMTRFGIPGTARASFALYNDYADIDALLGSLRKAQKLFGVG; encoded by the coding sequence ATGAATGCGCCTATGCCCGTAACTGCTGCTGGTTTGCTGAATCACCGCGAGGATTTTCCTATCCTGGCTCGTCCCATTCGGGGCCAACGCCTGTCCTATCTGGACAACGGGGCGACGACGCAAAAGCCGCGCTCGGTTATTGAAGCCGAGGCGCGATTCTATGAGCAGTCCAATGCGAATATCCATCGTGGTGTGCATTGGCTGTCTCAGCATGCTACTGAGCTGTACGATCAGGCCAGAAGTACAGTGCGGGCATTTCTGAATGCTGCGCGCGATGAAGAAATTGTATTTACGCGTGGCACCACAGAATCCATCAACCTGGTGGCCTATAGCTGGGGCATGGACAACCTGAAGGTGGGTGATGAAATCCTGCTGACAGGCCTGGAGCATCACTCCAATATCGTGCCTTGGCAGCTTGTGGCTCAACGCACGGGCGCGGTCATTCGCGTGGTGCCTGTGCTGGACAACGGCGAGCTGGATCAGGAAGCGTTCAAGCAACTGCTGAACGAGAAAACCCGTTTACTGGGCTTGGTCCATGTATCCAATGCCCTGGGCACGATCAACCCCGTTGCTGAAATGACCCGTCAGGCGCATGCCGTCGGCGCCAAGGTGCTGGTAGACGGGGCCCAATCCGTTCCCCACGGTGTGGTGGACGTGCAGGCTCTGGATGCTGACTTCTACACGTTCTCGGCGCACAAGCTGTACGGCCCCACCGGTATGGGTGCTCTGTACGTGCGTTATGAGATTCTGGACAGCATGGCGCCCTGGATGGGCGGCGGTGACATGATCACCACAGTCAGTTTCGAGCAAAGCAATTACGCGCCCGTGCCACAGCGTTTTGAGGCAGGTACACCCAATATCGCGGGTGCCATTACCATGGCTGCCGCCATCGATTATGTGATGGGCATAGGCATGCAGCGTATTGCTGATCACGAAGCGCTGCTGCTGGATTACGCCACCGAGGCCTTGCTGGCCATGCCTGGCATTCGTATTATCGGTACGGCCGCACACAAGGCAGGCATCGTGTCTTTCCTGGTCGACGGCATTCATCCACACGATCTGGGCACCATCCTGGATATGGACGGCGTTGCCGTGCGTGCCGGCCACCACTGTGCCATGCCCTTGATGACGCGCTTTGGCATTCCTGGTACGGCTCGTGCCTCTTTTGCCTTGTACAACGATTACGCTGATATTGACGCTTTGCTGGGCAGCCTGCGCAAAGCTCAAAAACTATTTGGAGTTGGCTAA
- the sufU gene encoding Fe-S cluster assembly sulfur transfer protein SufU, whose amino-acid sequence MSQDFNGLRELYQEVIFDHNRSPRNFEVIENASHFANGHNPLCGDQLAVYAVVEDGIVQKVSFVGHGCAISKASASLMTEAVKGLSLAEFESLFQDMHAMLTEAHPDRDLGKLEVLSGVREFPARVKCATLAWHTLHNAINQAKETAQTE is encoded by the coding sequence ATGAGCCAGGATTTCAACGGGCTGCGCGAGCTCTACCAAGAGGTCATTTTTGACCACAACCGTAGCCCGCGTAACTTTGAAGTAATAGAAAACGCCAGCCATTTTGCCAATGGCCACAATCCTCTGTGCGGGGATCAACTGGCTGTATACGCCGTAGTTGAAGACGGCATTGTGCAGAAAGTCAGCTTTGTGGGGCATGGCTGTGCTATTTCCAAAGCGTCGGCATCCTTGATGACCGAAGCCGTGAAGGGCCTGAGTCTGGCCGAGTTTGAGTCTCTCTTTCAAGATATGCACGCCATGCTGACAGAGGCCCATCCCGATCGAGATCTGGGCAAGCTGGAAGTGTTATCTGGTGTGCGTGAATTTCCCGCACGGGTTAAATGTGCCACTCTGGCCTGGCATACCCTGCACAACGCCATCAATCAGGCCAAAGAAACCGCGCAAACCGAATAA
- the sufT gene encoding putative Fe-S cluster assembly protein SufT produces the protein MSYFERHDVLVSRDCPAVSIPYGAPVTIEAGCTATITQKLGGSYTVMVEGNLYRIEGVDADALGFESQDKPEVFVPELPLSEKTIEDAAWIVLSSVYDPEIPVDIVNLGLVYACHVNQTGPETFSITMEMTLTAPGCGMGTMIADEARYKLETIQGVEKAVVDLVWDPPWSRERMSESARLQLGML, from the coding sequence ATGAGCTATTTTGAACGACATGATGTGCTGGTCAGCCGGGATTGTCCGGCTGTCAGTATCCCTTACGGTGCTCCCGTTACGATCGAGGCGGGTTGTACAGCAACGATTACCCAGAAGCTGGGTGGCAGCTATACCGTGATGGTAGAGGGCAACCTGTACCGGATTGAAGGTGTCGATGCCGATGCGCTGGGTTTTGAGTCCCAGGACAAGCCCGAAGTGTTTGTGCCCGAGCTGCCCCTGAGCGAAAAAACCATTGAAGATGCTGCCTGGATTGTGCTCTCCAGCGTTTACGATCCGGAAATTCCGGTGGACATCGTGAACCTGGGGCTGGTGTATGCCTGTCACGTGAACCAGACCGGGCCTGAAACCTTTTCCATCACCATGGAAATGACGCTGACGGCTCCGGGTTGCGGTATGGGTACGATGATTGCCGACGAGGCCCGCTACAAGCTGGAGACCATCCAGGGCGTGGAAAAGGCGGTGGTGGACCTGGTTTGGGACCCGCCATGGAGCCGGGAGCGCATGAGCGAATCAGCCCGCTTGCAACTAGGGATGCTGTAA
- a CDS encoding ABC transporter ATP-binding protein codes for MQNEVVLSARGLGKVYGSDCWFSKGRKMHALSDINLDIRRDEVLGVVGESGSGKSTLARCIIGLVEASSGQITLNGETLPAACKDRSLAQRRKVQIVFQDPYRSLNPRVTIGQSLTEGMHNIGVDPKVAIERVTEVLSIVGLDADVLERYPHQFSGGQRQRLCLARAIVMEPDVLIADESVSALDVLVQEQVLKLLVDIKRKTGVAILFITHDLRVAAQISDRIVVMQKGRIVEAGDPGRVISQPSQAYTRELVESAPGVHWDFQNFCAYA; via the coding sequence GTGCAAAACGAGGTCGTGCTGAGCGCCCGTGGTTTGGGCAAGGTCTATGGCTCGGACTGCTGGTTCTCCAAGGGGCGTAAGATGCACGCGCTCAGCGACATCAATCTGGATATACGTCGTGATGAAGTGCTGGGTGTCGTGGGGGAGTCCGGCTCGGGCAAATCCACTTTGGCGCGCTGCATTATTGGTCTGGTCGAGGCCAGCTCCGGGCAGATCACCCTGAACGGTGAAACCTTGCCCGCCGCCTGCAAGGACCGCAGCCTGGCGCAGCGGCGCAAAGTGCAGATCGTGTTTCAGGACCCGTATCGCTCGCTGAATCCTCGCGTGACGATTGGCCAGTCTTTGACAGAAGGCATGCACAACATCGGCGTCGATCCCAAAGTCGCTATTGAACGCGTGACCGAAGTTTTGTCCATTGTGGGCCTGGACGCCGATGTGCTGGAGCGCTATCCGCATCAGTTCTCGGGTGGTCAGCGGCAACGGCTTTGTCTGGCCCGCGCCATTGTGATGGAGCCGGATGTGCTGATTGCGGACGAATCCGTGTCGGCGCTGGATGTGCTGGTGCAAGAGCAGGTGCTCAAGTTGCTGGTGGATATCAAGCGCAAAACCGGTGTCGCCATCCTGTTCATTACCCATGACTTGCGTGTTGCCGCGCAGATTTCTGACCGCATCGTGGTGATGCAAAAGGGTCGGATTGTGGAGGCCGGAGACCCAGGGCGTGTCATTAGCCAGCCTAGCCAGGCTTACACCCGTGAACTGGTGGAATCCGCACCCGGTGTGCATTGGGATTTTCAGAATTTTTGTGCTTATGCCTGA
- a CDS encoding N-carbamoyl-D-amino-acid hydrolase: MSRFVNVAAAQLGPIARNETKKQVVDRLLAHLHQAKKMDVDVVVFPELALTTFFPRWFSEDISDFDCFYETQMPGPDTQPLFDAAARLQIGFYLGYAELVIENGVKRRFNVSILVDKTGTIVGKYRKVHLPGHGQDEPWRAFQHLEKYYFEPGHEFGVWSAFGGVMGMALCNDRRWSETYRVMGLKGVEMVMLGYNTPVHNPPAPEHDDLSMFHNHLVMQAGAYQNGTWVVGVAKAGSEEGIEMIGGSAIIAPSGEIVAACSTKGDELAIARCDLDLCHSYKSTTFNFERHRRPEAYGLISSQRGAVVPWA; the protein is encoded by the coding sequence ATGTCCAGGTTTGTCAATGTAGCAGCGGCTCAGTTGGGCCCTATCGCACGCAACGAAACTAAAAAACAGGTGGTTGACCGCTTGCTGGCCCATTTGCATCAGGCCAAGAAAATGGATGTTGATGTGGTGGTATTTCCCGAGCTGGCACTGACCACGTTTTTCCCGCGCTGGTTCAGTGAGGATATTTCCGATTTTGATTGTTTTTATGAAACCCAGATGCCAGGGCCGGACACCCAGCCCCTGTTTGATGCTGCTGCCAGATTGCAGATTGGTTTCTACCTGGGCTATGCCGAGCTGGTCATTGAAAACGGCGTAAAGCGTCGCTTCAACGTGTCCATTCTGGTCGATAAAACCGGCACGATTGTGGGCAAGTACCGCAAGGTGCATTTGCCCGGTCACGGCCAGGACGAGCCCTGGCGTGCTTTCCAGCATCTGGAGAAATACTATTTCGAGCCCGGACACGAGTTTGGTGTGTGGTCGGCCTTCGGGGGCGTGATGGGCATGGCCTTGTGCAATGACCGTCGCTGGTCGGAAACCTACCGCGTCATGGGTTTGAAGGGCGTTGAAATGGTCATGCTGGGCTACAACACGCCGGTTCATAATCCGCCCGCGCCGGAGCACGACGATCTGTCCATGTTCCATAACCATCTGGTGATGCAGGCCGGGGCTTATCAGAACGGCACCTGGGTGGTGGGGGTGGCCAAGGCGGGGAGTGAAGAGGGCATCGAGATGATTGGCGGCAGTGCCATCATTGCACCGTCTGGCGAGATTGTCGCGGCTTGCTCCACCAAGGGTGACGAGTTGGCCATTGCCCGCTGCGATCTGGATCTGTGCCATTCCTACAAGAGTACGACCTTCAACTTTGAGCGTCATCGTCGGCCAGAAGCGTATGGCCTGATCAGCTCGCAACGTGGAGCGGTGGTGCCATGGGCTTGA